Part of the Nitrospinota bacterium genome is shown below.
CTGCAATAATCTGGGGAAAGCCTGTAGGTCTTGAGGGATTGAAAGCGTGACAGAGCTGACAATGTTCGCGTTCCCTAGGGACAATCGGTTTATATTCACCAGGTGAACTGGTATGTTTTGCCGCAGGCCCATGGCATGTTTCGCACGATACTCCCTTATGGTTAGACTTTGTTAAGGAATTATAAATGTTACTATGGCAGTTTGTACATACCTGATATCCGGCATAATTGATCTTCTGAGAAGCAATTTCATCCAGCGCATTACCACGGTAGTGTCCATACTTTCCAAATGAATGGGGAACAAAAAATATTCGCCCTATGATAAAAGCTCCGATTACTATTGCAAAAATCACAGCCAAACTGATTATTTGACGAGGAATCTTGGGATTAAATTTAATATTTTTCCAATCAAAATTTTTCAAAAAATCTCCTCAAAAGGCAAAGATTATTCGACGAATATATTCAATATTATATTTCAAGTCAATTCTTCCCATCTTTTTCATTATTGTAGAAGATTTAAAGAGCAATAAAAAAAATAACAGCAAAGGTGTCTCATTCTTATTTAATTTTTTTTAAAAAGGTTTTTTCCAAGAGGTCTGCTAAGCCTTTAATATCATTTATATCAAAACAGGGAACACCCCTATCAAATCTTCTGTCACTGACAATCGCAATGAGATTATCTTCATCTGTGCAGAGGAGCTCTTTATGGACCTCAGATCGAAATACCTCAATCTTGGGCTTGTCCCCCTTTTTATAACCTTCTGTGAGAATAATATCTACATCCTTAATGATGGATGATCCTATTTTGTCCAAGGTATACTCTTTATCTACCACTTTTATAATGGCCAACTTATTAGGTGAAGAGATAACTACTTCATCAGCACCTGCCTTGGTATGCCTCCAGGTATCCTTTCCCTCTTTGTCAATTTCAAAGCCATGAATATGATGCTTTATTGTAGCAACCCTATAGCCTCTGTTCTTTAATTCTGGAATAAGTTTTTCCATCAATGTTGTCTTTCCGCTATCAGATTTCCCAACAATCGAAACAATTGGTATCATGCCTCATGTTCCTCATAAAGAGATTTTTCAACTGCTTCAGCTCTCAATATATCCTCTTCTGTGTTAAGATTTAAAAAGGCAATTTCTTTAGGATCATATGTGGCTATCTCTGAAATTCCTATCTCTTTAACTTTTACATGAGTAAAGAAATCCAAGATTCTCAAATTGTTCCCCTCAATTAGTTTCTCAATATAAGGAATGCAAACCTTTGAATATATCGCATGAAGAGGCTCAAAGCCTTTTTTGCTCCGTGGTATGACGATATCTGAATCCTTTGTAATTCCTATCATATATTTTATTAAAGACTCATTTAGAAAGGGCATATCACATGCAAAAATAAAATTATGTTTAGATGAAGATACTTTTAGCCCTGTATAAATACCACCCAAAGAATCTTTGCCCGGTATAATGTCTGAATATATCTTGCAACCAAGATAAGAATAGAGATCTGGAGTATCTGTAATAATGATAATATCCTTAAATATCCTTGATAGGGTAGAAAAGGCTCTATCAATGATAGTTATCCCACCTATTTTTATAAAAGATTTATCCTTTCCAATCCTTTTGTTCTTTCCCCCTGCTAGGATGATACCCGTCAATTCGATCTCTCCAAAATAAAAAAACATGCAAAAATTATCATGGTGATTGAGGATTGTCAACTGAGTTAATCTTGTAGAAGCACTTTTTGGTTATATAAATGACTTATCCACTAATCCTTCGGTGATGAGAGACAGGCATGAAA
Proteins encoded:
- a CDS encoding molybdenum cofactor guanylyltransferase produces the protein MFFYFGEIELTGIILAGGKNKRIGKDKSFIKIGGITIIDRAFSTLSRIFKDIIIITDTPDLYSYLGCKIYSDIIPGKDSLGGIYTGLKVSSSKHNFIFACDMPFLNESLIKYMIGITKDSDIVIPRSKKGFEPLHAIYSKVCIPYIEKLIEGNNLRILDFFTHVKVKEIGISEIATYDPKEIAFLNLNTEEDILRAEAVEKSLYEEHEA
- the mobB gene encoding molybdopterin-guanine dinucleotide biosynthesis protein B gives rise to the protein MIPIVSIVGKSDSGKTTLMEKLIPELKNRGYRVATIKHHIHGFEIDKEGKDTWRHTKAGADEVVISSPNKLAIIKVVDKEYTLDKIGSSIIKDVDIILTEGYKKGDKPKIEVFRSEVHKELLCTDEDNLIAIVSDRRFDRGVPCFDINDIKGLADLLEKTFLKKIK